The following are from one region of the Paenibacillus sabinae T27 genome:
- a CDS encoding carbohydrate ABC transporter permease, translating to MKQALTGKLSGVAVRPAMRRTSLRKHLIYFAFVSPALLLFTLIIVLPFFRAILFSFQDWDGISSHIEWAGWDNYRTLFHDKAFLKSFLFTLKYVAVGTILVNITGFFLAFALNFALKSKNMLRTVYFMPHVIGPLIIGFIWQFIFTQVFPNLADLTGWGIFEKSWLALPNYAFWALIIVNVWYTAGYLMVIYIAALQGVSPDLLEAAEIDGANSWQRLWFMVLPLVRPAITICLFLAITNGFKVFDLNFALTKGGPFGSTESLALQIYQDAFSSNQYTLASTKAIVFFVVLASITLIQVFVMKRKEVEM from the coding sequence ATGAAGCAAGCTCTTACTGGCAAGCTGTCGGGAGTCGCGGTGCGGCCGGCGATGAGGCGAACGAGCCTGCGCAAGCATTTGATCTACTTCGCTTTTGTCTCCCCTGCGCTTTTGCTGTTCACACTCATCATAGTGCTTCCTTTCTTCAGAGCGATTCTCTTCTCGTTTCAGGATTGGGACGGGATCAGCAGCCATATCGAATGGGCCGGATGGGATAATTACCGCACTCTTTTCCATGATAAAGCCTTCCTGAAATCGTTTCTCTTTACGCTGAAGTATGTGGCAGTCGGTACGATTTTAGTGAATATTACGGGATTTTTCCTCGCCTTTGCCTTGAATTTCGCTTTGAAAAGCAAAAATATGCTGAGAACGGTCTATTTCATGCCTCATGTTATCGGGCCGCTGATTATCGGCTTTATCTGGCAGTTTATCTTTACGCAGGTGTTCCCGAATCTTGCCGATCTGACAGGCTGGGGAATATTCGAGAAGAGCTGGCTGGCCCTGCCGAATTACGCTTTCTGGGCGCTGATTATCGTTAACGTATGGTATACCGCTGGATATTTAATGGTTATTTACATTGCGGCGCTGCAAGGGGTTTCGCCCGATCTGCTGGAAGCGGCGGAGATTGACGGAGCCAACTCCTGGCAGAGACTCTGGTTCATGGTTCTTCCGCTTGTCCGGCCCGCTATCACGATCTGCCTGTTCCTGGCCATCACCAACGGATTTAAGGTATTCGATCTGAACTTTGCACTCACGAAGGGCGGACCGTTTGGATCGACGGAATCGCTTGCGCTGCAAATTTATCAGGATGCCTTCTCTAGCAATCAATACACGCTGGCTTCGACCAAAGCGATCGTATTCTTCGTCGTACTCGCTTCGATTACGCTTATTCAAGTATTCGTGATGAAACGCAAGGAGGTTGAGATGTAA
- a CDS encoding response regulator transcription factor, with the protein MKVLIVDDEEHVREGIELSVSWEKFGVKERLMADNGIEALDLIRLHHPAVVFCDMKMPVMNGIELLEKIREEELNTQVIVVSGYSDFEFTRAAIKANGIDYILKPIRRKEMEEALQRAVDAWNKFENGKQAEARLGAIVRKADALLEEEKIVALAKGDRTPVNAVKKMFERIGLPESSLNIVMILPKNRLDIVSNRFMMDDQLFFFAINNIVLDAMGKDRPYYLCRLDEYQWLLVTAIQGKDLAIYLNRVRRAWKDTLGLEVLVGECRQLYALENISEGVGEARKELLNSNVFSGKPEASDDAGAEEAGLKNYLLLLKNAIETGNKHLVSEIVKSYADSLCEAGVLPLKELQLCSMEANLMLGRLITKQKETLPILYLPLWISDLNEWKKILVQQIWMLMESISKQPAPGYGGIEEIRDYLHAHFEEEISLTVLSEKFHFSPQYISKKFKETCHSTIITYVTELRIEKAKTLLRNTQLSVSEIAGQVGYADENYFSKAFKKQVGLSPLLYRKTD; encoded by the coding sequence ATGAAAGTATTGATTGTTGACGACGAGGAACATGTGAGAGAAGGGATCGAGCTTTCGGTTTCATGGGAAAAGTTCGGCGTTAAAGAAAGGCTTATGGCTGACAATGGGATTGAGGCTCTTGATTTGATCCGGCTTCATCATCCGGCGGTTGTCTTCTGCGATATGAAAATGCCTGTAATGAACGGAATCGAGCTGCTTGAGAAAATAAGGGAAGAAGAGTTGAATACCCAGGTCATTGTGGTAAGCGGATACAGCGATTTCGAATTTACCCGGGCTGCGATCAAGGCGAATGGAATCGATTACATTCTCAAGCCCATTCGGAGAAAAGAAATGGAGGAAGCGCTGCAAAGGGCTGTTGATGCCTGGAATAAATTTGAGAACGGAAAACAGGCCGAAGCCCGGCTTGGGGCTATTGTCCGGAAAGCGGATGCTTTGCTTGAAGAGGAGAAGATTGTGGCGTTGGCAAAAGGCGATCGCACTCCTGTAAACGCAGTCAAAAAAATGTTCGAAAGAATCGGGCTGCCTGAATCCTCCTTGAACATCGTGATGATTTTGCCCAAAAACAGGCTGGATATCGTAAGCAATCGTTTCATGATGGACGATCAGCTGTTTTTCTTTGCCATAAACAATATTGTTTTGGATGCGATGGGTAAAGACAGGCCGTACTATCTGTGCAGATTGGACGAGTATCAATGGCTGCTTGTTACAGCGATCCAAGGGAAGGATTTGGCTATATACCTGAACCGGGTGAGACGGGCATGGAAAGACACACTCGGACTTGAGGTGCTGGTCGGAGAATGCAGACAGCTTTATGCGCTGGAGAATATCTCCGAGGGCGTTGGAGAGGCCAGAAAAGAACTGCTGAACAGCAATGTGTTCTCCGGCAAACCGGAGGCTTCGGATGATGCAGGAGCAGAAGAGGCCGGATTGAAGAACTATTTGCTTTTGCTGAAGAATGCCATTGAAACGGGAAACAAGCATTTGGTCTCCGAGATCGTGAAATCCTATGCGGACAGCTTGTGCGAGGCGGGAGTGCTGCCATTGAAAGAACTACAGCTGTGCTCGATGGAGGCGAATTTAATGCTAGGACGATTGATCACCAAACAGAAGGAAACGCTCCCGATTCTCTATTTGCCGTTGTGGATCAGCGATCTCAATGAATGGAAAAAGATACTCGTTCAGCAAATTTGGATGTTGATGGAAAGCATAAGCAAACAGCCTGCTCCCGGTTATGGAGGAATTGAAGAAATTCGCGACTATTTGCATGCGCATTTTGAGGAAGAGATTTCGTTAACCGTACTATCGGAAAAGTTTCATTTCAGCCCCCAATATATATCCAAAAAGTTCAAGGAGACCTGTCATTCCACCATCATCACCTATGTAACCGAGCTTCGGATCGAAAAGGCCAAAACGCTGCTCCGCAATACCCAGCTAAGCGTTTCGGAGATCGCCGGTCAGGTCGGCTATGCGGACGAAAATTATTTCAGCAAAGCTTTTAAAAAGCAGGTGGGCCTTTCTCCTCTTCTGTACCGGAAGACCGATTAA
- a CDS encoding metal-dependent hydrolase, protein MMGKSHLVISTGVTLSAMQLAGIHITVPAVAVAVLSSLLPDIDEPNSLLVRKAVPAMLLRTLQLALIAAAIFLYFADIAPYPWNIVQALLVGSVAFLPGRRLRKLVMLLIAVGLIAFGSAYDPWNAIAGSILVIAAVVPHRGLTHTLYGLAGWTALLYMAGKGMEGGELLWVAGGLSYGLHLLADSLTQRGITPLPPLPFKLRLKLMSTGTKKGGAVEGTCVALTLALVVFVFMISR, encoded by the coding sequence ATGATGGGCAAATCCCACCTGGTGATCAGCACCGGTGTCACTTTGTCGGCCATGCAGCTGGCCGGCATTCATATCACGGTTCCCGCCGTCGCCGTAGCGGTGCTCAGCTCGCTGCTGCCTGACATCGATGAGCCGAATTCGCTGCTCGTGCGCAAGGCGGTTCCCGCCATGCTGCTGCGCACGCTGCAGTTAGCGTTAATTGCCGCAGCCATCTTTTTGTATTTTGCGGACATCGCGCCTTATCCCTGGAATATCGTGCAGGCGCTGCTCGTCGGCAGCGTGGCGTTTCTGCCGGGACGAAGGCTGCGCAAGCTCGTTATGCTGCTGATTGCAGTAGGGCTGATTGCGTTCGGAAGCGCTTATGATCCGTGGAATGCGATAGCGGGCAGTATTCTCGTCATTGCGGCGGTCGTTCCCCACCGGGGCCTGACCCATACACTGTACGGCTTGGCCGGGTGGACGGCGCTGCTGTATATGGCCGGGAAGGGAATGGAAGGCGGAGAACTGCTGTGGGTTGCCGGAGGCCTATCCTACGGGCTGCATCTGCTTGCGGATTCCCTCACCCAGCGAGGCATCACCCCGCTGCCACCCCTGCCCTTCAAGCTTCGTCTGAAGCTGATGAGCACCGGCACGAAGAAGGGCGGGGCCGTCGAAGGCACATGCGTGGCGCTGACGCTGGCGCTTGTCGTCTTTGTTTTTATGATCAGCCGCTGA
- a CDS encoding lipoate--protein ligase, whose protein sequence is MLFIDNAGITDPAINLAIEEYALKFLPMDDSYLLFYINAPSIIIGKHQNTIEEINQEYVEEHQVKVVRRLSGGGAVYHDLGNLNFSFITKDDGESFHNFLKFTQPVIDYLQSMGVNAELSGRNDLQVGEQKISGNAQFSTRGRMFSHGTLMYDLNLDDVQASLNANPEKFKSKSTKSVRSRVANIKELLGTDMTIEEFRAGLLRSIFGMEPSEVPQYKLKEEDWFQINKISEERYQNWDWNYGRSPKSNVKHAVKFPGGIVDIRMEIKDARIENIKIYGDFFGVGDVADVEDALRGKRYEQQEIRQALSHLDLKHYFGRIEPEDVIGLIFLEE, encoded by the coding sequence ATGCTCTTTATCGATAACGCCGGCATTACGGACCCGGCCATCAACTTGGCGATTGAGGAATACGCGCTGAAGTTTCTGCCCATGGACGACAGCTACTTGCTTTTTTATATCAACGCTCCGTCCATTATTATCGGCAAGCATCAAAATACTATAGAAGAAATCAATCAGGAATATGTGGAGGAGCATCAGGTCAAGGTTGTGCGCCGGCTGTCCGGCGGTGGGGCGGTCTACCACGATCTCGGCAACCTGAATTTCAGCTTCATCACCAAGGACGACGGCGAATCGTTTCATAACTTTCTGAAATTCACCCAGCCGGTCATCGACTACTTGCAGAGCATGGGCGTTAACGCGGAGCTCAGCGGACGCAATGATCTTCAGGTCGGGGAGCAAAAGATTTCCGGCAACGCCCAGTTCTCAACCCGGGGGCGCATGTTCAGCCACGGCACGCTGATGTACGACCTGAATCTGGATGACGTGCAGGCGTCGCTGAATGCGAATCCGGAAAAATTCAAATCCAAGAGCACCAAATCGGTCCGCAGCCGGGTCGCCAATATCAAGGAGCTGCTCGGAACGGACATGACGATTGAGGAATTCCGCGCGGGCCTGCTCCGGTCCATCTTCGGCATGGAGCCTTCCGAGGTGCCGCAGTACAAGCTTAAGGAAGAGGACTGGTTCCAGATCAACAAAATCTCGGAGGAGCGGTACCAGAACTGGGATTGGAACTACGGACGGTCGCCGAAGAGCAACGTGAAGCATGCGGTCAAGTTCCCCGGCGGCATCGTGGATATCCGGATGGAGATCAAGGACGCGCGGATCGAGAACATCAAGATTTACGGCGACTTCTTCGGCGTGGGCGACGTTGCCGATGTGGAAGACGCGCTGCGCGGCAAGCGGTATGAGCAGCAGGAGATCCGGCAGGCGCTTTCCCACCTCGACCTGAAGCATTATTTCGGCAGAATTGAGCCGGAGGATGTTATCGGTTTGATTTTTCTGGAGGAATAG
- a CDS encoding carbohydrate ABC transporter permease produces the protein MKERYNSGKFLLEIAMAALAVLFLAPLYLVFINAFKRYDEVLSSTASLPESFRLSNFVTVWQQIHFPTAFQNSLTITVISVLGILLVSSAAAYQIVRRPGKLSNIIFLTILASMVIPFQTMMIPLLQVAKDFHLINSLYGIIIMYLGFGIPLALFLYHGFIKGIPIELEEAATIDGCNTFGVYFRILLPLLAPITTTIAILHSLWIWNDFLLPYIVLGQKSNQTIPLASYVYFGEYMNEWHLALAALTMAVIPVIAFFLLMQKYIIQGITAGAVKG, from the coding sequence ATGAAAGAGCGCTACAATTCCGGAAAATTTCTGCTTGAAATCGCCATGGCCGCGCTGGCCGTACTCTTTCTTGCTCCTCTGTACCTTGTATTCATCAATGCGTTTAAGCGATATGACGAGGTGTTAAGCTCCACGGCGTCCCTTCCCGAGTCTTTCCGGCTGAGCAATTTCGTCACCGTGTGGCAGCAGATTCATTTTCCAACCGCTTTCCAGAACTCCCTGACGATTACGGTCATCAGCGTGCTCGGCATTTTGCTGGTCAGCTCGGCTGCCGCCTATCAAATCGTCCGCCGTCCGGGCAAGCTCAGCAATATTATTTTTCTGACGATACTTGCATCCATGGTCATTCCTTTTCAAACGATGATGATCCCTTTGCTTCAGGTCGCCAAAGATTTTCATTTGATCAACTCCTTGTACGGAATCATAATCATGTATCTTGGCTTTGGCATCCCGCTGGCCCTGTTCCTTTATCACGGCTTTATCAAGGGGATTCCCATTGAACTGGAAGAAGCGGCGACCATTGACGGCTGCAATACCTTCGGTGTATATTTCCGAATTCTGCTTCCTCTGCTTGCGCCGATTACGACCACGATTGCCATCCTGCACTCGTTGTGGATTTGGAATGATTTTCTCCTGCCGTATATTGTGCTGGGCCAGAAATCCAACCAGACGATTCCGCTCGCGTCCTATGTTTATTTCGGGGAGTATATGAACGAATGGCATCTGGCGCTAGCCGCACTGACTATGGCGGTCATTCCTGTCATCGCCTTCTTTTTACTGATGCAGAAATATATTATTCAAGGCATAACCGCCGGGGCCGTTAAAGGCTAG
- a CDS encoding ABC transporter substrate-binding protein → MKKWLSGLAVIAFTGTLLAGCGSNASENVSSGEGGNSGKITLKLLQNKPEIADKLKQMLADYNKINPNVTIEPEVTADVPTRLKTMFASGDEPDIFTMKGYADMKNWQDKLADLSGEPWVEDVLPAAQPGMTIDGKKYGFPLAIEGYGFVYNKELFAKAGIDKVPTTLTELKEVNEKLKSAGITSYAEAYRENWPLGQHLLSLPFSYEPDPEGFAKKLNEGAAQVKDSPYMKGFFDVLDMTVNYGKGQDSLGISYDAEVASFASGKSAMMQQGVWVLQPVMKINPNIRMGMFAIPLTENPEETKLPVSVPNYYVVNKNSKHLDEVKKFLAWLHDNGQKYLVESFQFTPAFTSMKASADLGPLAEDMGKYVTENKTLPWAFALWPNGGIREQFVKPLQQYIAGQMTQEEALEDLQKSWTAAVE, encoded by the coding sequence ATGAAAAAATGGTTATCAGGCCTCGCAGTTATAGCTTTTACCGGAACGCTGCTTGCCGGATGCGGCAGCAATGCCTCGGAGAACGTCTCCTCCGGGGAAGGCGGGAATAGCGGCAAGATCACCTTGAAGCTGCTTCAGAACAAACCGGAAATCGCGGATAAGCTGAAGCAAATGCTGGCCGATTACAACAAAATCAATCCGAACGTTACCATTGAGCCTGAGGTTACGGCCGATGTGCCTACGCGGCTTAAAACAATGTTCGCCTCGGGCGATGAGCCGGACATCTTTACAATGAAGGGCTATGCGGACATGAAGAACTGGCAGGATAAGCTGGCCGATCTATCGGGCGAGCCGTGGGTGGAAGACGTCCTGCCGGCCGCCCAGCCCGGTATGACCATTGACGGCAAGAAGTACGGCTTCCCGCTCGCTATTGAAGGCTATGGATTTGTCTATAACAAAGAGCTGTTCGCCAAAGCAGGAATCGACAAGGTACCGACCACACTGACCGAGCTTAAGGAAGTGAACGAGAAGCTGAAGTCCGCAGGAATTACTTCATACGCCGAGGCCTATCGGGAGAATTGGCCGCTCGGGCAGCACTTGCTCAGTCTTCCTTTCTCCTATGAACCCGACCCGGAGGGCTTTGCCAAGAAGCTGAACGAGGGAGCCGCCCAAGTCAAAGACAGTCCGTATATGAAAGGGTTTTTTGATGTTCTCGACATGACTGTCAACTATGGAAAAGGCCAGGATTCGCTTGGAATCAGCTATGATGCCGAGGTGGCGAGCTTTGCATCCGGCAAATCGGCCATGATGCAGCAGGGCGTATGGGTTCTTCAGCCTGTGATGAAGATCAATCCGAACATCCGGATGGGCATGTTCGCCATCCCGCTAACGGAAAACCCGGAGGAAACCAAACTGCCTGTAAGCGTACCGAACTACTATGTCGTGAACAAAAACTCCAAGCATCTGGATGAAGTCAAGAAGTTTCTGGCATGGTTGCATGATAACGGACAAAAATATCTGGTGGAATCGTTCCAATTCACTCCGGCTTTCACCAGCATGAAAGCTAGTGCAGACCTCGGGCCTCTGGCGGAGGATATGGGCAAGTATGTCACTGAAAACAAGACACTGCCTTGGGCGTTCGCCCTGTGGCCTAACGGGGGCATCCGGGAGCAGTTTGTGAAGCCGCTGCAGCAGTATATCGCAGGTCAAATGACCCAGGAAGAGGCGCTTGAGGATTTGCAGAAATCCTGGACCGCGGCTGTAGAATAA
- a CDS encoding glycoside hydrolase family 13 protein, translating into MKHSWWKEAVVYQIYPRSFMDSDGDGVGDLQGIIMKLDYLKELGIDVIWLSPVYRSPNDDNGYDISDYREIMDEFGTMETFERLLLEAHKREIKIMMDLVVNHSSDEHPWFVEARSSKDSPYRDYYIWRPAREDSNLPNNWGSHFGGSVWEYEETTGEYFLHLYSKKQPDFNWENPKLRRELYDIMTFWLDKGVDGFRMDVINMISKAEGLPDGEVYEGCAFGDGNPYYSNGPKIHEYLQEMNREVLSKYDLITVGEMPKVGVEQAKLYTGSDRGELNMIFHFEHVTVGNGQFGRWSPMEWKLTELKTIFNRWQYGLKEDGWNSLYWSNHDQPRAVSRFGDDSSEYRVLSGKMLATCLHVLQGTPYIYQGEELGMTNVGFEAVSDYRDIQTVNAYRDYVEAGKLTHEQMMNAIHQRSRDNGRTPMQWSDAGNAGFTSGVPWIAVNPNYKEINAEQAVNDTDSIFHYYKKLIRLRKEHKIIVYGAFDILLEEDEHIYAFTRSLGSERLLVLCNFSRDTRLVELPEEFQGSGKELLIGNYKINSATERSEESGSLQLLPYEARVYRVTV; encoded by the coding sequence ATGAAGCACAGCTGGTGGAAGGAAGCCGTCGTCTATCAGATTTACCCGCGAAGCTTTATGGACAGTGACGGGGATGGGGTAGGCGACCTGCAGGGCATTATCATGAAGCTTGATTATTTAAAAGAGCTGGGCATTGACGTGATCTGGCTGAGCCCAGTTTACCGATCTCCAAATGACGACAACGGTTATGATATCAGCGACTACCGGGAGATCATGGACGAATTCGGTACGATGGAAACGTTTGAACGGCTGCTTCTTGAAGCCCATAAGCGAGAAATCAAAATCATGATGGATCTGGTCGTCAATCACTCTTCGGATGAGCATCCGTGGTTTGTAGAGGCCCGGTCCTCCAAAGACAGCCCGTACCGCGATTATTACATTTGGCGTCCGGCCAGGGAGGACAGTAATCTGCCGAACAACTGGGGCTCCCATTTTGGCGGCTCCGTATGGGAATATGAAGAAACGACCGGTGAGTATTTCCTGCACCTTTATTCGAAAAAACAGCCGGATTTCAACTGGGAGAATCCAAAGCTTCGAAGGGAATTATACGACATTATGACCTTCTGGCTGGATAAGGGGGTTGACGGCTTCCGGATGGATGTGATCAATATGATTTCGAAAGCGGAAGGTCTTCCGGACGGAGAAGTCTATGAAGGGTGTGCATTCGGGGACGGTAATCCTTATTACAGCAACGGTCCGAAAATCCATGAGTACCTGCAGGAAATGAACCGCGAGGTTCTGTCAAAGTACGATCTTATCACGGTCGGGGAGATGCCGAAAGTGGGCGTGGAGCAGGCCAAGCTGTATACAGGCTCGGACCGCGGCGAGCTAAATATGATCTTTCATTTTGAGCATGTTACAGTTGGCAACGGACAGTTCGGACGCTGGTCACCCATGGAATGGAAGCTGACGGAACTAAAGACGATCTTTAACCGCTGGCAGTATGGCCTTAAGGAAGACGGCTGGAACAGCCTGTACTGGAGCAATCACGACCAACCTCGCGCCGTTTCAAGGTTCGGCGACGACAGCAGCGAATATCGTGTGCTTTCCGGCAAAATGCTAGCCACCTGCCTGCATGTGCTTCAGGGCACCCCTTATATCTACCAGGGAGAAGAGCTAGGGATGACCAATGTGGGATTTGAAGCCGTTTCCGATTACCGGGATATTCAGACGGTGAACGCTTACCGGGATTATGTGGAAGCAGGAAAGCTGACGCATGAACAGATGATGAACGCCATCCATCAGCGCAGCCGGGATAACGGACGAACACCCATGCAATGGTCCGATGCCGGAAATGCCGGATTCACAAGCGGAGTCCCGTGGATCGCCGTAAATCCGAACTATAAGGAAATCAACGCCGAGCAGGCTGTGAATGATACGGACTCTATCTTCCACTACTACAAAAAGCTGATCCGGCTTCGTAAGGAGCACAAGATCATCGTCTATGGAGCTTTTGATATTCTGCTGGAGGAAGACGAACACATTTATGCCTTTACGAGATCTCTTGGATCGGAAAGGCTGCTCGTGCTCTGCAATTTCTCGCGCGACACCCGGCTTGTCGAGCTTCCGGAAGAATTTCAAGGCTCCGGCAAGGAGCTGCTTATCGGCAATTATAAGATCAACTCCGCGACTGAGCGTTCGGAGGAAAGCGGAAGTCTGCAGCTTTTGCCTTATGAGGCCCGTGTTTATCGGGTTACCGTTTAA
- a CDS encoding sensor histidine kinase: protein MTTIPFILSNIISYRSSYRSLQNQVIELNRGTLLIGMENMKKYLQELNLLSVSWYSEEDMSAFSRKNTDYYERYTFIQRNLADLYSRRHEIKIVNFYGADAEQQYETDDSISYDALGDVLPPADTRQWDRLPGYEVRQLGGERLLAVHKKLIDYPKSTLLGLLSIYVSLDEVQSLNQLLFDPSLETMFMYINTDNQLLYTSSASLPSQTLIGENVTAVDNDTAKQGYWFGEWEGKQGVYVYASDHYLNLPLTIIKFIPSTVMNESAKQTLSRSIAIQLVALACIVILAFVLSYSTIVPIKRLVRSISYVELGIFDIAPTVSRQDELGILERRFELMVHNLKRLIINEYHQKLEVSTARIKMLQAQINPHFLYNALQSISTEAMRHQAEEVSDRITELGFILRYSMDMSKETVPLEQELNHIGHYLSLQENRFRKKLTYQVSCDPAARSAIVPKMILQPIVENSIIHGIENGTGKGKIEVDITRDSGLVISISDNGKGMKQEEIEAMKARYAKHKVLEQEEGGIGLMNVLQRLWLHFGDDFHWEMTSLPYEKTQIRLMIHLKEDEA from the coding sequence GTGACGACGATTCCCTTTATTTTGTCTAATATTATATCCTATAGGTCAAGCTACCGGTCTCTTCAGAATCAAGTCATTGAGTTAAACCGCGGCACGCTGCTGATCGGTATGGAAAATATGAAAAAGTATCTGCAGGAATTAAATCTGTTATCGGTATCATGGTATTCCGAAGAGGACATGTCTGCCTTCAGCAGGAAAAATACGGATTACTACGAGCGATATACCTTTATCCAGAGGAATCTGGCCGATTTATACAGCCGGCGTCATGAAATCAAAATTGTCAATTTCTACGGGGCAGATGCCGAACAGCAATACGAGACGGATGATTCCATTTCTTATGATGCTCTTGGGGACGTTCTCCCGCCCGCAGATACGCGTCAGTGGGACAGGTTGCCCGGCTATGAAGTGCGGCAGCTTGGCGGCGAACGTCTTCTGGCTGTCCATAAAAAGCTGATTGATTATCCCAAATCGACTTTACTGGGATTGCTGTCCATTTATGTTTCTCTGGATGAAGTCCAAAGCTTGAACCAACTGTTGTTTGATCCTTCTCTTGAAACCATGTTTATGTATATCAATACAGACAACCAGCTGCTGTACACCTCATCGGCTTCACTGCCCAGTCAAACGTTGATCGGCGAGAATGTCACTGCCGTGGATAACGATACAGCCAAGCAGGGCTATTGGTTCGGAGAATGGGAAGGAAAACAAGGAGTGTATGTATATGCAAGCGATCATTATCTGAATCTTCCCCTGACGATCATCAAATTTATTCCATCGACGGTCATGAATGAGTCGGCCAAGCAGACGTTAAGCCGGTCGATCGCAATTCAGCTGGTTGCCCTGGCCTGTATCGTGATATTGGCTTTTGTTCTTTCCTATTCCACCATTGTGCCGATAAAGCGTCTTGTGCGGAGTATTTCCTATGTGGAGCTCGGGATTTTTGATATTGCCCCCACTGTCAGCCGCCAGGACGAGCTTGGCATTCTGGAGCGCCGGTTTGAACTGATGGTACATAATTTGAAACGGTTAATTATCAATGAATATCATCAGAAGCTGGAAGTTTCGACGGCTAGGATTAAAATGCTTCAGGCGCAGATCAATCCCCATTTTCTGTACAACGCGCTGCAATCTATTTCAACTGAGGCGATGCGGCATCAAGCCGAGGAGGTCAGCGACCGGATCACCGAGCTGGGGTTTATTTTGAGATACAGTATGGATATGAGCAAAGAGACCGTTCCGCTTGAGCAGGAACTTAACCATATCGGGCATTACCTCTCCCTTCAGGAGAACCGGTTCAGAAAAAAACTCACTTATCAGGTTTCCTGCGACCCCGCCGCTCGTTCCGCAATCGTGCCGAAAATGATTCTTCAACCGATTGTGGAAAACAGCATTATTCATGGAATTGAAAACGGCACAGGCAAAGGCAAAATTGAGGTGGACATTACACGGGACTCCGGACTGGTGATAAGCATCAGTGATAATGGAAAAGGAATGAAGCAGGAGGAGATCGAAGCCATGAAAGCGCGTTATGCCAAGCATAAGGTTCTGGAGCAGGAAGAGGGCGGTATCGGTCTGATGAATGTATTGCAGCGGCTGTGGCTTCATTTCGGCGACGATTTCCATTGGGAAATGACAAGTCTCCCGTACGAGAAAACGCAAATCCGGCTTATGATTCACTTGAAGGAGGATGAGGCATGA